One Keratinibaculum paraultunense genomic window carries:
- the flgK gene encoding flagellar hook-associated protein FlgK, which yields MHFGFNTAVKGLLASQRSLYITNHNISNVNTRGYTRQEGAQRATTPYALPGIGFLGTGTEIYDVSRIRDSYLDFKYWNENAPMGEWEAKMNHLSEIEKLFGEPSDTSFRKYLDDFFKALTNMSTNPSDSSYREPVRENALAFTKHINEVAVRLNELRRETKVSMENNIERINSIANQIASLNRQIYSYEISGYKANDLRDRRDLLVEELSKVVNVSVHESDDGKFRVSISGVSLVDHINVSEVKLKTIPNSDEIRIEWGNGSLVNLKSGELKGLLDLYSGDGENNTYRGIPYYQNRLNEFAEGFANKFNKKHNEGYGLNGNTNIDFFKFDAEKPAATITLSDEILEDLKNIAAGKAPGDAEDNRNLLELIGLREDRKFFSEGTSQGTPDDFIKSIVSNLAVDSMQSERMYNSQNMMLKNIQTKRDSVSGVSYDEEMANMVKFQHAYMASARMINTLDIIMDVTINRLGLVGR from the coding sequence ATGCATTTTGGTTTTAATACAGCAGTAAAGGGATTGTTGGCAAGTCAAAGATCCTTATATATAACTAATCATAATATAAGTAATGTAAACACTAGAGGATATACAAGACAAGAGGGAGCTCAAAGAGCTACTACTCCTTATGCTTTACCAGGAATAGGTTTTTTAGGCACAGGAACTGAAATATATGATGTATCAAGGATTAGAGACTCTTACTTAGATTTTAAATATTGGAACGAAAATGCTCCTATGGGAGAATGGGAAGCTAAGATGAATCATCTTTCAGAGATAGAAAAATTGTTTGGAGAACCATCTGATACTAGTTTTAGAAAATATTTAGATGATTTTTTTAAAGCATTGACTAATATGAGTACTAACCCTTCAGATTCATCCTATAGAGAACCAGTTAGAGAAAATGCACTGGCTTTTACAAAACATATAAATGAAGTAGCTGTAAGACTAAATGAATTAAGAAGAGAAACAAAAGTATCTATGGAGAACAATATTGAAAGGATAAATAGCATTGCCAATCAAATAGCTTCATTAAATAGACAAATATATTCTTATGAAATAAGTGGATATAAAGCTAATGATTTAAGAGATAGAAGAGATTTGTTGGTAGAAGAGTTATCCAAAGTAGTCAATGTAAGTGTTCATGAGTCTGATGATGGAAAATTTAGAGTAAGTATAAGCGGTGTATCCTTAGTAGATCATATTAATGTATCGGAAGTGAAGCTTAAAACTATACCAAATAGTGATGAAATTCGCATAGAATGGGGAAATGGTTCTTTAGTAAATTTAAAGTCTGGAGAATTAAAAGGACTATTAGACCTTTATAGTGGAGATGGAGAAAACAATACTTATAGAGGTATTCCTTATTACCAGAATAGGTTAAATGAATTTGCTGAAGGTTTTGCAAATAAATTTAACAAAAAACATAATGAAGGCTATGGATTAAACGGGAATACGAATATAGACTTTTTTAAATTTGATGCAGAAAAACCTGCTGCAACTATAACTTTATCTGATGAAATATTAGAGGATTTAAAGAATATAGCTGCTGGGAAAGCCCCTGGCGATGCAGAAGATAACAGAAATTTATTAGAGTTAATTGGATTAAGAGAGGATAGAAAGTTTTTTAGTGAAGGGACATCTCAAGGAACTCCTGATGATTTTATAAAATCCATCGTATCTAATTTAGCAGTGGATAGTATGCAAAGTGAAAGGATGTATAATTCTCAAAATATGATGTTGAAAAATATTCAAACTAAAAGAGATTCTGTATCAGGAGTTTCCTATGATGAAGAAATGGCAAATATGGTAAAATTTCAACATGCTTATATGGCTTCTGCAAGGATGATTAATACATTAGATATAATTATGGATGTAACCATAAATAGATTGGGATTAGTAGGAAGATAG
- the flgK gene encoding flagellar hook-associated protein FlgK yields the protein MGFGGLYISISGINANKKALDTLSHNIANVNNPDYVRQRTNYVESRYSKMGLHFQTGTGVDIQNIAQIRDEFLDYKVRREIATFGYYNTKAEVLEEIEYIFREIKVPEELNNGGLQDVMDNFWNSWEELYKDPESLTIRGLLHENAVAFTTTVNHIRSQLDNLQFNLNKEMLNKSNEVNTLLREIANLNKNIKAQEAYGPHIRANDLRDSRNAKLDRLSELIPINYYENSHGEVVVSLHGRDLINGDYFNPVEVRLNEKGHGEIYWSDTGEKIDLQSKGELGGYIDARDKDVVEYKNRLNLLVGTIAQEINKVHKLGIGLDGSTNINFFIFEEEDPSSTIKINPELADFNKIAVSKSGERGDGYIAKEIANIRNKPLYGKYNPENPEEFIEPGTLNIDDFYRDLILKLGTDREMAREMALNQTILLQQIDERRKEISSVSLDEEMADMLKYQHSYIANSRVINAIDEMIDNIINRMGMAGR from the coding sequence ATGGGTTTTGGAGGATTATATATATCTATATCAGGTATAAATGCAAATAAAAAAGCATTAGATACCTTGTCTCATAATATTGCTAATGTAAATAATCCTGATTATGTAAGACAACGGACAAATTATGTAGAAAGTAGATATTCGAAAATGGGTTTGCATTTTCAAACTGGGACAGGGGTAGATATTCAGAATATAGCACAGATTAGGGATGAGTTTTTAGATTATAAAGTAAGAAGGGAAATTGCTACTTTTGGTTATTATAATACAAAAGCGGAAGTATTAGAAGAAATAGAATATATATTTAGAGAAATTAAGGTACCAGAAGAGTTAAACAATGGAGGATTACAAGATGTAATGGATAACTTTTGGAATAGTTGGGAGGAATTATACAAGGATCCTGAAAGCTTAACTATAAGGGGACTTCTTCATGAAAATGCTGTGGCTTTTACTACAACTGTTAATCATATAAGAAGTCAATTGGATAATCTTCAATTTAATTTAAATAAAGAGATGTTAAATAAGTCCAATGAAGTTAATACCTTATTAAGAGAGATTGCTAATTTGAATAAAAATATAAAAGCACAAGAAGCCTATGGCCCTCACATAAGAGCTAATGACTTAAGAGATAGTCGCAATGCTAAATTAGATAGATTATCAGAGTTAATACCTATTAATTATTATGAAAATTCTCATGGAGAAGTAGTAGTAAGCTTACATGGTAGGGATTTAATTAATGGAGATTATTTTAATCCTGTAGAGGTTAGATTGAATGAAAAAGGGCATGGGGAAATTTACTGGTCTGATACAGGGGAGAAGATAGACTTGCAAAGCAAAGGAGAATTAGGAGGCTATATAGATGCTAGAGACAAGGATGTAGTGGAATATAAGAATAGATTAAATTTATTGGTAGGAACTATAGCACAAGAAATAAATAAAGTTCATAAACTTGGAATAGGTTTAGATGGAAGTACTAATATAAACTTTTTTATATTTGAAGAAGAAGATCCTTCTAGTACTATAAAGATAAATCCAGAATTAGCAGATTTCAATAAGATAGCTGTATCAAAATCAGGAGAAAGAGGGGATGGATATATAGCCAAAGAAATAGCAAATATAAGAAACAAACCTTTATATGGAAAATATAATCCAGAAAATCCAGAAGAATTTATAGAACCAGGGACTTTAAATATAGATGATTTTTATAGAGATTTGATACTTAAATTAGGAACAGATAGAGAAATGGCTCGTGAGATGGCTCTTAATCAAACTATATTACTACAACAGATAGATGAAAGAAGAAAAGAGATATCCTCTGTATCTTTAGATGAGGAGATGGCAGATATGTTAAAGTATCAGCATTCTTATATAGCTAACAGTAGGGTTATAAATGCCATAGATGAGATGATAGATAATATAATAAATAGGATGGGAATGGCAGGAAGATAA
- a CDS encoding flagellar protein FlgN, producing MTFKDELISILEKERDILYELKDITFEKTDILVENQVEKLENVNKLEENLINQMATFEEERLKLMYNWGLDINMTLNKVIENIPDEGNELEVLKEELLELMMDIQSRNALNNDLILENLQWLDFNMNLISNAQGPTTYGKGDKKQSNNSIFDRKV from the coding sequence ATGACCTTTAAAGATGAACTTATAAGCATATTAGAAAAAGAGCGAGATATATTATATGAATTAAAAGATATTACTTTTGAAAAAACGGATATACTTGTAGAGAATCAGGTGGAAAAGCTAGAAAATGTGAATAAACTTGAAGAGAATCTTATAAATCAAATGGCAACATTTGAAGAGGAAAGACTTAAACTTATGTATAATTGGGGATTGGATATAAATATGACATTAAATAAAGTTATAGAAAATATTCCTGATGAGGGAAATGAATTGGAAGTTTTAAAAGAAGAATTATTAGAACTGATGATGGATATTCAATCAAGAAATGCACTAAATAATGATTTAATTTTGGAAAACTTGCAATGGTTGGATTTTAACATGAATTTAATTTCCAATGCACAAGGTCCTACCACTTATGGAAAGGGAGATAAAAAGCAATCTAATAATAGCATATTTGATAGGAAGGTGTAA
- the flgM gene encoding flagellar biosynthesis anti-sigma factor FlgM has protein sequence MKINKTDNIMQIYNINNMNSNKVSSNKNKLEKDNINLSERAKDYQFAVEKIKELPDIRMEKVKYLKEKIQSGKYNIDGKEIVEKMFENIHIDERI, from the coding sequence ATGAAAATAAACAAAACGGATAATATAATGCAAATATATAACATTAATAACATGAATTCAAATAAGGTAAGTTCTAATAAAAACAAATTGGAAAAGGATAACATAAATTTATCTGAAAGAGCAAAGGATTATCAATTTGCTGTGGAAAAAATAAAGGAACTGCCAGATATTAGAATGGAAAAAGTAAAATATCTAAAAGAAAAAATACAATCTGGCAAATATAATATAGATGGCAAAGAAATAGTAGAAAAGATGTTTGAAAATATTCATATTGACGAAAGAATATAA
- a CDS encoding TIGR03826 family flagellar region protein → MDIRNCSRCGKIYAYDGFNICMKCREEDEKDFQKVKEYLDENPGATINEVTEETGVDSKKIIEFLRQGRLEIEDEANLILSCERCGASIKTGRFCENCILEMEREFKQSIGGGKDPKNLTNGRVKEKIRITEKYKDNWKK, encoded by the coding sequence ATGGATATAAGAAATTGCAGCCGCTGTGGAAAGATATATGCATATGATGGTTTTAATATTTGTATGAAGTGTAGAGAAGAAGATGAAAAGGATTTTCAAAAAGTAAAGGAATATTTAGATGAAAACCCAGGGGCAACTATAAATGAAGTAACAGAAGAGACAGGAGTGGATTCTAAGAAAATAATAGAATTTTTAAGGCAGGGAAGATTAGAAATAGAAGATGAAGCTAATTTAATATTAAGCTGTGAAAGATGTGGAGCTTCCATTAAAACAGGAAGATTTTGTGAAAATTGTATTTTGGAAATGGAAAGAGAATTTAAGCAGTCAATTGGAGGAGGTAAGGACCCAAAGAATCTAACTAATGGCAGAGTTAAGGAAAAGATAAGGATAACTGAAAAATATAAAGATAACTGGAAAAAATAA